The genome window AAAAAGGAACTAAATATAAACTTCCTATGTTTAATTATGAAGATTTTCCAAATTTCCCAAGCACTGAAGGAAAAGATAAATTTGATATTGATTCAAGTGATTTAAGTAGATCTTTGAAAAAAATCTTACCTGCAGTTGATACAAATAATCCAAAGTATTCTTTAAATGGTGCTTTACTTGATATAAAAACTACTCACATCAGCTTTGTAGGGACAGATACAAAACGCTTAGCAGTTTTCACACTAAATAAAACAAATGAAAAAGAATTTAACCTTTGTATTCCTAAAAAAGCTATTTTAGAAATGCAAAAAATCTTTTTTGAAAAAATTGAAATTTATTATGATGAAAATATATTGATTGCAAAAAATGATAATTTTGAGTTTTTCACAAAACTTATCAATGATAAATTCCCTGATTATGAAAGAGTAATTCCAAAAAATATCACAAAAGAATTTATTTTTAAAACTGAGGAATTTATGGACGCATTGAAAAAAATCAATGTAATTACTGAAAAAATGAAATTAAATTTCCATAAAGATAAGCTTGTATTTGAAGGTATTAGTTTAGATAATATGGAAGCAAAAACTGAACTTGAAATGGAACTTAATATAGATGAAGAATTTAATCTTTGCATTAAAAATAAATTTATCACTGACTTTTTAAATTCTATTGAAAGTGAAACATTCAAACTTAGCATAAATGAACCTCATATGGCGTTTTTAGTTTCAAGTGAAGAATTACAGACTGTAATTATGCCAGTTATTTTATAAGGAAAATAAATGCAAGAAAATCAAAATTACGGCGCAGGAAATATTAAAGTTTTAAAAGGCTTAGAAGCTGTTAGAAAACGCCCTGGTATGTACATAGGTGATACCAATATAGGCGGTCTTCATCATATGATTTATGAAGTAGTAGATAATTCTATCGATGAAGCTATGGCAGGTTTTTGTGATACGATTAATGTAGAAATTACCACAGAAGGTTCTTGTATAGTAAGTGATAATGGTAGAGGAATTCCTGTAGGAATTCACCCTACTGAAAATATCCCTACTTTAACTGTAGTTTTAACCGTACTTCATGCAGGTGGAAAATTTGATAAAGATACTTATAAAGTTTCAGGTGGTTTACACGGGGTTGGTGTGAGCGTTGTAAATGCTTTATCAAAAAAATTAGTTGCTACAGTACATAGAGATGGAGAAATTTATCGCCAAGAATTTTCAGAAGGTAAAGTCACAAGCAATTTTGAAACCATAGGTAAAAGTAAAAAAACAGGAACAATTATAGAATTTTGGCCAGATGATCAAATTTTTGAAGTGACTGATTTTGATTATGAAATTTTAGCTAAAAGATTTCGTGAACTTGCATATTTAAATCCAAAAATTACTATAAATTTTAAAGATAACCGCGTAGGAAAAGCGGAAAGTTTTCATTTTGAAGGTGGTATAAGTCAGTTTGTTACAGATTTAAATAAAAAACAAGCTTTAACTAAGGCAATATTTTTCAATGTAGATGAAGAAGATGTAAATGTTGAAGTAGCATTGCTTTATAATGATAGTTACAGTGAAAATTTACTTTCTTTTGTAAATAATATTAAAACTCCAGATGGTGGAACGCACGAAGCAGGTTTTAGAATGGGCTTAACTCGTGTTATAAGTAATTATATTGAAGCAAATGCTAGTGCTAGAGAAAAAGACTCTAAAATCACAGGTGATGATGTAAGAGAAGGTTTGATAGCGGTTGTAAGTGTAAAAGTACCTGAGCCACAATTTGAAGGACAAACTAAAGGAAAATTAGGTTCAAGTTACGTTAGACCTATAGTTTCTAAGGCTTCTTTTGAGTATTTGACAAAATATTTTGAAGAAAATCCTATCGAAGCAAAAGCTATCATGAATAAAGCTTTAATGGCTGCTCGTGGTAGAGAAGCAGCTAAAAAAGCTAGAGAGCTAACAAGAAAAAAAGAAAGTTCAAGTGTAGGGACTTTGCCAGGAAAATTAGCTGATTGTCAAAGTAAAGATCCAAGTGAAAGTGAAATTTATTTGGTTGAGGGTGATAGTGCGGGAGGTTCTGCAAAACAAGGTAGAGAAAGAACTTTCCAGGCGATTTTACCTTTAAGAGGTAAAATACTCAATGTTGAAAAAGCAAGACTAGATAAAATTTTAAAAAGTGAACAAATTCAAAATATGATCACAGCTTTTGGTTGTGGGATCGGTGATGAGTTTGATATAGAAAAACTAAGATATCATAAAATCATCATCATGACCGATGCTGATGTGGATGGTTCTCACATACAAACTTTGCTTTTGACATTTTTCTTCCGCTTTATGAATGATCTTGTAACAAATGGACATATTTATTTAGCTCAACCACCTTTATATCGCTATAAAAAAGGTCAGAAAAAAGAAATTTATCTAAAAGATGAAAAAGCTTTAAATGATTATTTAATCGAAACAGGTATAGAGAGTTCTACTTATGAGGGCATAGGATTAAATGATTTAAAAGATTTTCTAAAAATCGTTGCAGCTTATAGAAGTGTTTTAAAAGAATTAGAAAAAAGATTTAATGTGATTTCAGTGATTAGATATTTGATAGAAAATCCTGATTTAATAAAAGCTTCTAATGAAGAATTATTTAAAGTTATAAAAGAATTTTTAGAAAAACAAAGTCACAATATCTTAAATTCATATATTAATGAAAATGAAATTCGTGTTTATGTGCAAACTGAAAATGGTTTAGAAGAGCTTATTATCAATGATGATTTATTTGCTAATCCTTTATATGAAGAGGCAAATTATATTTATCAAAAAATCAAAGATAGAGATTTAAAATTTGATAAAGATATTTTAGAAATTTTAGATGAAGTTGAAAAAAATGCTAAAAAAGGTGCTTATATACAACGCTATAAAGGTCTTGGTGAGATGAATCCTGAACAACTTTGGGAAACAACTATGGATCCAAGTAATCGTCGTTTGTTAAAGATCACCATAGAAGATGCTCAAAGAGCAAATGATACTTTCAACCTTTTCATGGGTGATGATGTAGAACCACGTCGTGAGTATATACAAGCTCATGCTAAAGATGTTAAACATTTGGATGTTTAATGACAAAAAATCTATTTGATTTTAATGAAAATAAAAAAGAATATTTTTTAAAATCTTTAAAAGGTAAAAATTTACCTTTTAAAAGATATGTTAAAAGTCCTATTAGATATGGTGGTGGAAAATCACTTGCAGTAGGTATTATATTAGAGTATTTTCCAAATGATTTAAAAAGACTTATTAGTCCTTTTATTGGTGGTGGAAGTGTAGAGATTGCAAGTGCTTTAGAATTAGATATTAAAGTAAAAGCATTTGATATATTTGATATATTAGTTAATTTTTGGCAAATTATTTTAAATGATAATAAAAATTTATATGAAGAACTTTTAAAATTAAGTCCTGATAAAAATACTTATAAAATAATAAAAGAAGAATTAAAAAATCATTGGGAAAATAATTTAAAACTTGATAATTTAACTTTAGCAAGAGATTATTTTTTTAATTTTAATCTTAGTTATGGTCCAGGATTTTTAGGTTGGATGTCAAGTAATTATGAAAATAAAGATAAATACTTAAAAATGTTAGAAAAAATTAAAAATTTTAATGTTAAAAATTTAGAGGTTCAATGTGCTTCATTTGAAGAAGTTTTTAAATTATATCCAAATGATTTTTTTTATTGTGATCCGCCTTATTATCTTGAAGGTGATTCAAAAATGTTTAAAGGAATTTATCCTATGAGAAATTTTCCTATTCATCATAATAATTTTAATCATGATTTATTGGCACAATGCCTTAAAAATCATAAGGGAAAATTTATACTTAGTTATAATGATTGTGAATTTATCAGAAAAACTTATAAAGATTTTAAAATTTTAGAACCAAAATGGCAATATACTATGGGACAGGGTGAAACAAGAGTTGGTAAAAATCGTATTAATAGAGGTGATGATACAAACATTAAAAAAAGTCATGAATTATTAATAATAAAGGATTAAAATTGAAAATAAGTCAAGTTAAAACAGCATTTAAAATTGCAGATGTTGAATTTATTGAAGGTAGTACAAAACTTAATTTTAATTATTTAAAAGATTTAAAAGATGAAAATAATAATTCATTACCACAAAGTATTTTAACTGAAAATGTAGCTAGAGTTTATTTAATAGTTGTAGATGGTGAAATTAAAAAAATAGGTGGTTCTCAAGATAAAGGTGGTATAAAAGGAACATTATCAATTTATAAAGATGGTGGTATAAAAGGTCGTCCTAGTATTAGAAGTTTTGGTATATGGTATTTTTTATATCATACTATATTACAAGGTAAAAAGATTGAATTTTATATGATTTTTCAAGAAAATTTTGAAAAAGATATAAAAGGCTTATTTGGATACCACAAAATTAAAAATGCTTCTATTAGTTATAAATTTATAGAAGAATGTTGTAATAAAGATTATTTAGCATTTGAAAATAGTAAATATCCAGATTGGAATGTTCAAGAACAAGGTATGGATTGGCCTGAAGATATAAAAAATTTACATGCAGAAATTCAAAAAAATGCTCAAACAAGAGATAAAAAAATTATAAGACAAGAAGTAAAAATTTAATCAATGAAAACTTTTTTACAAAATATTCCAAAAGTGGAATTACACTTACATATTGAAGGCTCATTAGAGCCTAAAATGATGTTTGAATTAGCTAAAAGAAATAATATTGATTTAAAATATAAAAGCGAAGATGAGATTAAAAAACTTTGTTTTAATGCTGTTGATGCTTCTTTTTTACAAGAAAATGAAAAAGAAAATTTAAGAAAGCTAATTTTTAATTTTCAAGAATGATTTTTTTACTTGGAGGAGAAAGTCACACAGGTAAGACCTTGCTTGCTCAAAAACTTCTTGAAAAATTTTCTTATCCTTATTTGAGTTTAGATCATCTAAAAATGGGTTTGATTAAAGGAATGAAAGATTTTCCTTTTAAAGTAGATGAGGATGAAAAAATAGCTGAGTTTTTATTTCCTATTGTAGATGGTATAATTCAAACTTGTATAGAAAATAAACAAAATTTAATTATTGAAGGAATTTATCTTACTCCAAAAAAGCTACAAAAATTTCAAAATCATTCTGATGTTAAAATACTTTATATCATTTTTTCAAAAGAATATATTTTACAAAATTATGAATTAATCTATCAAAATGAAAATGTTATAGAAAAGCGTTTATTTAGCGAAAAAGAAGAAATAAACACTCTTATTTTAGATCATCAAAAACTTAAAACTCAATGTGAAAATTTAAATCTTCCTTTTATAGAAATTCAAAAAGACTATGAAACTGAATTAAAAAATGCAATAGATTTTTTTGCCTAAAAGCAAGTAAATAGTTATATAATATCTAAAAAATTATAAGGATTAAAATGCATTTTACTCAGCAGCAATTGCAACGATTAATGCTTCATTATGCAGGGAAAATCGCTAAAGATAGAAAAGAGCAAAAAATAAAATTAAATTACAATGAAGCTTTAGCTTATATATGTTATGAATTAATGGAACTTGCAAGAAAAAATTTAAGTGTAAGTGAATTGATGAGCATAGGAAAAACTTTACTTACAAGTGAAGATGTGATAGATGGTGTTGCAAGTATGCTTGATGAAATTCAAATAGAACTTCCTTTTGAAGATGGTACAAAATTAGTTACTATACACGAACCTATAGCAAATGATGATAAAATAAAAGCTGGAGAGATATTTTTATCATCAGAATTTATTGTGCTGAATGAAAATAAAACTTCTATAGAAATCAAAGTAAGCAATAAAGGTGATCGTCCTATACAAGTTGGTTCACATTTTCATTTCTTTGAGGTTAATCGCTTTTTGTCTTTTGATAGAGAAAAAGCTTATGGTAAAAGGTTAAATATCGCTTCAGGAACAAGTGTGAGATTTGAACCAGGTGAAGAAAAAACAGTAAGTTTAATAGAATTTGGTGGTTTAAAAAAGGTTTTAGGTTTTAATAATCTTTGTGATGATTTTATCAATGATGAAAATAAAACTAAAGCTTTATCAAAAGCAAAAGAGAAAGGATTTCTTTGATTAAGATTAGCAAAAAAGACTATGTGAATATGTATGGTCCAACAACTAATGATAGAGTAAGATTAGCAGATACAGATTTAATTTTAAGAGTAGAAAAAGATTATACTTTATATGGTGAAGAAGTTAAATTTGGTGGTGGTAAAAATATCAGAGATGGTATGGCTCAAAGTGTGAGTGAGGGAGACTTTCCGGATTTAGTTTTAACTAATGCTTTGATTGTTGATTATACCGGTATTTATAAAGCAGATATTGGGATAAAAAATGGCTATATAGTAGGTATAGGAAAAGCAGGTAATCCTGATATACAAGATGGAGTTGATCCTAGTTTAGTTATAGGTACAAGTACAGATATTATTGGTGCAGAGGGTTTAATAGTAACTGCAGGTGGTATTGATACTCATATACATTTTATTTCCCCAACTCAAATTGAATGTGCCTTATATAGTGGTGTTACTACTATGATAGGAGGTGGTATAGGACCAAGTGAGGGAACAAATGCTACAACTTGCACAAGTGGGGCTTATCATATACATTCTATGTTAAAAGCTACGCAAAATTACCCTATGAATTTTGGTTTTTTAGGTAAAGGAAATTCAAGCAATAAAAATGCTTTGAAAGAGCAAATTATAGCTGGTGCATGTGGCTTAAAAATTCATGAAGATTGGGGTGCTACTTCTAGTGTGATTGATACTAGTTTAAATATAGCTGATGAAATGGATATACAAGTAGCTATCCATACAGATACTTTAAATGAAGCAGGTTTTGTAGAAGATACAATTAAAGCTATTAATGGTAGAGTTATCCATACTTTTCATACTGAAGGTGCAGGTGGTGGCCATGCTCCTGATATTATTAAAATGGCAGGTTTTGAAAATGTTTTACCTGCAAGTACTAATCCTACTATGCCTTTTACTAAAAATACCATTGATGAGCATTTAGATATGCTTATGGTTTGTCATCATTTAGATAATAAAATCAAAGAAGATGTTGAATTTGCAGATAGTAGAATTCGTCCTGAAACTATAGCAGCAGAAGATAAACTTCATGATATGGGTGTTTTTAGCATTATGAGTAGTGATTCTCAAGCTATGGGACGCGTAGGTGAAGTGATTTTAAGAACATGGCAAAGTGCTGATAAATGTAAAAAAGAATTTGGTGCTTTGAAAGAAGATAATGATTTAGATGATAATTTTCGTATTAAACGCTATATAGCAAAATACACTATAAATCCTGCCATCGCACATGGGATTGATAGTTATGTTGGTTCTATTGAAGTAGGAAAATTTGCTGATTTAGTGCTTTGGCAACCTAAATTTTTTGGAGTAAAACCAAAGCTTATTTTAAAAGGTGGCTTGATAGTAGGTGCAAAAATAGGCGATGCTAATGCTTCTATCCCAACGCCTGAGCCTATTATCTATGAAAAAATGTTTGGAGCAAATTTAAATGAAAATGCTTTACATTTTGTTTCTAAAGCTTCTTTAGAGGCTAATATACCTGAAAAATTAAGCTTAAAAAGAAAATGTGTTGCAGTAAAAAATTGTAGAAATATTACTAAAAAAGACTTGAAATTTAATGATAAAGTTCAAGATATAGAAGTAAATCCACAAACTTATGAAGTAAAAATAAATGGTGAGCTTATTAGCTCTAAGAGTGTTGATTCTTTAGCTTTAGCTAGAAAATATTTTATGATTTAATGATTTTACTTCAAAATAAAATAACGCATTATGATTTAAACAAAGAATGCGATTTTTTAGAGCTTAGTTGGTTTGATACTTTTAAAAAGATATTAAGAACAACGACTTTAAAAGGACTAGATGTCGCTATAAAAATGCCTGATAATAAAGGTTTAAATCATAATGATTGTTTATATGATGAGGATTTTTTGATTTTAGTAAAAATCAAACCTGAAAAGGTTTTAAAAATTCACATAGAAAATGAATATAACCTTGCTTTAATAAGTTATCAAGTGGGTAATATGCACTTAAATTTATTTTATAAAGATCATAAACTCATTACTTTAGAGCAAAATTCTATCATAAGGTTTTTAGAAAAATTTAATATAAAATACGAAAAATGTGAGGAAATTTTAGAGCCAAAATATATGCTTGATATGCCAAGTTTTATCCAAGTTGATCCAAATTTTAAACTTATTAAAGAATAAAGATGAATAAATTAAATTTTTTACTTTTACAAATTAGTGATTCTTCTTTTCCTATAGGAGCTTTTTCACATTCTTTTGGTTTAGAATCTTATGTGAATTTTGCTTATATAAAAAATATAGAAGATGCTAAAAAAGTTTTAAAAACTCAGCTTTATTCTAATATTTTGTATTTTGAACTTTTAGCTTTGAAAATAGCTTATGAAAATGCAAATGATGTAGAAAATTTATTAATTTATCAAAGAAAATTTTTATCAAGTATAGTTGCAAAAGAACAAAGTCAAGCTTATGTTTTTTTAGCTAAACGCTTTGTAAAAAATGTCAGTCTTTATGGATTATCAAATCCTTTATTAAATCAATACATTAAAGAAAATCAAACTCCTATTTATCCTTTTGTGTATGCTTTATTTTGTAAAGATAATGAGCTTGATTTTATGTATGAAAGTTTTTTGTTTGCTTTAATGAGTAATTTTATTAATATTCTTGTAAAAATCGTGCCTTTATCACAAAATGAAGGGCAGATTTTACTTTTTCAACTACAGCAAGATTTTCAAAATGTTCTTTCTAAATTACAAAATTTAACTTTAAAAGATTGGTGTGAAAATCACAATATCTTAAATGATTATTTGGGTATAAAACACCAAAATTTAGCATTTAAAATTTATATTTCTTAAAAGGGTTATAATGGTTAAAATAGGCATAGGTGGTCCTGTAGGTAGTGGTAAAACAGCTTTAGTATTAAATTTATGCCAAGCTTTAAAAGATGAACTTTCTTTGGCTGTGATTACAAATGATATTTATACAAATGAAGATGCAAATTTTTTAATCAAACAAGGTGTTCTTGAAAAAGAAAGGATCATAGGAGTACAAACTGGAGGTTGTCCTCATACAGCTATTAGAGAAGATGCTTCTTGTAATCTTGAAGCCGTTGAACTTTTACAAGAACGATTTAGCGATTTAGATCTTATTTTTATAGAAAGTGGCGGAGATAATTTATCGATGACTTTTTCACCTGAACTTGTGGATTTTTTTATCTTTGTTATAGATGTTGCCCAAGGAGAAAAAATTCCACGCAAAGGTGGTCCTGCTATTTGTAGGTCTGATTTAATGATTATCAATAAAATAGACTTAGCTCCTTATGTGAATGCTTCTTTAAAAATTATGCAAGAAGATACTTTAAAAATGCGTGGAGATAGACCTTTTATCATGAGTAATCTTCAAACTAAAGAAGGTTTAGATGAAATCACTGCTTGGATTAAAAAATACACACTTTTAAAGGATTGATTTGTTTGCTCAAAAGAGTGTTTTTAAACTTACATTAGATACTATCAATGAAAAAACTATCATAAAAAATTCTTTTTTCACACCTCCTTTTAAGCTTATGAGGAATTTTTATGATAAAAAATTAACTAGTATATATGTTTTAAACTCTAGTGCTGGAATTTTCAAAGAGGATCATTTAAGTTTTGAAATCATATGTAAGAAAAGTACAAACACCGCTATACTCACACAAAGTTATGAAAAGGTATATGATACTAAAGATTCTTTTGCAAGTAAAAATATTGATTTTACTCTTGAAGAAAATGCAATCTTTTTTTATATACCAAAGCCACTTTTGCTTCAAGAAAATGCAAATTTTATACAAAATACAAAGATCAATCTAGCTTCTTTTTCAAGATTAGTTTATGTTGATTTTGTCATTTTTGGTAGAGTGGCTATGGATGAAAAATTTGCCTTTAAAAATTATGAGAGTTTAACTCAAATTTATAGAAATGATACTTTAATTTTAAATGATAAAATTAAAATCAATCCTTCTTATATGAAAGAAAATGAATTAAATTTTTTTGCAAATCATACGCATTATTTGAGTATTTATCTTTTTGGATATGATGAGTTTTATGAAGAATTAAAAGCTTCATTTGATGATATAAATCAACTTTTTTATGAGGGTTTGTGTATAAAAATCCTTAGTAATGAAAGTGAAAAATTACTTTTACTTCAAAATAAGCTTTTTAAATTTTGTCAAAATAAAATATAAAATATTGTGGTATTATAATTTTTTAAAAACAAACTAAGGATTATAAATGCGATATGGTGAAAAAGAAATCAAAGAATTTAGTGTAGAAAATATGGAAGTTTGGCCAAATGATGCTAAAAATGATTATGTGATTAAAATCACTTTGCCTGAATTTATGTGTTGTTGTCCGCGTAGTGGATATCCTGATTTTGCTACGATTTACTTAGAATACATTCCAAATAAATTAGTAGTAGAGCTTAAAGCAATCAAACTTTATATCAATACCTTTATGTATAGAAATGTTTCACATGAAGCAAGTATCAATGAAATTTACAATACTTTAAAAGAAAAACTTGAACCAAAATGGATAAAAGTAGTAGGTGATTTTAACCCTCGTGGTAATGTGCATACTGTTATAGAATGTAGATCTGATTTAGTAGTGCCACAATGATTTTAAGATTAATTTAATCTTAAAATCAATATTATATTAACCTTAAAAATACAAAAGTTAAATCATTTTACTTTTAGAAACACTTCATTATAAATAAGACTATTTTTATATTATTTTGTGTAAAAATATTTTAGAATTTCATTTGGAAAATTTATATTTAAAGGATAATATATGCAAGATTATTTAGAACATAATTCTCAAGAAGATCGTAGAGGATTTTTAAAAAATTTAGGTATTACTCTTTTAGGAGCTAGTGCCTTAGCAAATGTTTCTTTAGACAATTACTTTTTAGGAAGTAAGGTTCTTGCTAAAGAATTAGATACATTTAAAATTGAAGGAAAAAAAGATGTAATTTATCATGGGGAAAGACCTATGACAGCGGAAACGCAAATTTATGCCTTAGATTCTGATTTTACTAAAGCTGAAAATTTTTTTGTAAGAAATAATGGAATTCCACCTGAACTTTCTGTGATTAAAGAAAAAATCAAACAGGGTTGGACGCTTGAAATAGGTGGTGAAAGCGTTAAAAATGCAAAAACTTATACCTTAGATGAATTAAAGAAAAAATTTAAACATTATACTTATGCTTTGACTTTAGAATGTGGTGGAAATGGAAGAGGTGAAGTTATACCTAGTACTAAAGGAACTCAATGGGGATATGGAGCAGTTGCTTGTGGTAGATGGACTGGAATCAGATTAAAAGATATTTTGGAAGATTGTGGCATAAAAGATGATGCTGTTTATATAGGGTATTATGGGATTGATACAAAATTAAATGGTGAAGAAGTTTCTCCTATTAGTAGAGGTGTACCTATGAAAAAAGCTATGCAAGATGAAACATTAATTGCTTGGGCTTATGAAGGTAAAGATATACCTTGGATTAACGGTTATCCGCTTCGTTTGGTTTGTGGAGGTTATCCTGCAAGTGCAAGTGGTAAATGGTTATCAAAGATTGTTGTGAGAAATAAAATTCATGATGGTGAAAAAATGGAAACTTCTTACAAAATACCTGTAAACCCTGTAAAACCTGGTGATTTTACAACTAAAGGTGAAATGAAAATAATAGAATCTATGCCTGTTAAATCTATCATAACTAATATCAAAAATAATGATAAAATTAAAGTAAATAAAAAATTCGAAGTAAGAGGAAAAGCTTGGGCAGGAGAACTTGAAGTTAGTGAAGTTTATGTAAGTAATGACTATGGTGTAACTTGGACCAAAGCAAAAGTTGAAAAGCCTTTAAATCGTCTTGCATGGCAAAAATGGAGTGTGCAAATTTCAATTCCTACTAAAGGATATTATGAAATTTGGGCAAGAGCAATTGACAATAAAGGAAATAGTCAACCTATGGTTTTAGCACAATGGAATCCTAATGGTTATTTAAATAATGCTTGTCATAGAGTAAATGTTTTTGGAGTATAATATGATAAAAAAGATTATTTTAATTTTGTGTATAGGATTTTCTTTTATTTTTGCAAATTCGCAATACAAGATAAATCCTGATACAGGATTAATTATAGATAAAAATTCACCTTTAGTAGAAGCTCATTGTTTAGCGTGTCATGGATCAGGATTAATCACTAATATGCGTGCAAGTAAGCAAGCTTGGCTTGCGGCTATTAGATGGATGCAAGCTTCGGAAGGTTTATGGGAAATTCCTGCTGAAGATGAAGAAAAAATCCTTAATTATCTTACAAAATATTATGGAGAAAAATATGATACAAGAAGGAGAATTCCTTTAGTTTTATTAGAAAAATAATCTAATATTTTGTATTATTGTAAAAAATATGAAGGAAGATTATGAAAGTAAAGATTTTAGGCTTAATTGCAAGTGTTGCTTTGGTTTCAAATTTAGCTTTAGCAGATGAAAATTCAGGTTTGTTTTTAGGTA of Campylobacter lari contains these proteins:
- the ureG gene encoding urease accessory protein UreG; its protein translation is MVKIGIGGPVGSGKTALVLNLCQALKDELSLAVITNDIYTNEDANFLIKQGVLEKERIIGVQTGGCPHTAIREDASCNLEAVELLQERFSDLDLIFIESGGDNLSMTFSPELVDFFIFVIDVAQGEKIPRKGGPAICRSDLMIINKIDLAPYVNASLKIMQEDTLKMRGDRPFIMSNLQTKEGLDEITAWIKKYTLLKD
- the sorA gene encoding sulfite:cytochrome c oxidoreductase molybdopterin oxidoreductase subunit, translating into MQDYLEHNSQEDRRGFLKNLGITLLGASALANVSLDNYFLGSKVLAKELDTFKIEGKKDVIYHGERPMTAETQIYALDSDFTKAENFFVRNNGIPPELSVIKEKIKQGWTLEIGGESVKNAKTYTLDELKKKFKHYTYALTLECGGNGRGEVIPSTKGTQWGYGAVACGRWTGIRLKDILEDCGIKDDAVYIGYYGIDTKLNGEEVSPISRGVPMKKAMQDETLIAWAYEGKDIPWINGYPLRLVCGGYPASASGKWLSKIVVRNKIHDGEKMETSYKIPVNPVKPGDFTTKGEMKIIESMPVKSIITNIKNNDKIKVNKKFEVRGKAWAGELEVSEVYVSNDYGVTWTKAKVEKPLNRLAWQKWSVQISIPTKGYYEIWARAIDNKGNSQPMVLAQWNPNGYLNNACHRVNVFGV
- the sorB gene encoding sulfite:cytochrome c oxidoreductase monoheme cytochrome C subunit; translated protein: MKKIILILCIGFSFIFANSQYKINPDTGLIIDKNSPLVEAHCLACHGSGLITNMRASKQAWLAAIRWMQASEGLWEIPAEDEEKILNYLTKYYGEKYDTRRRIPLVLLEK
- a CDS encoding urease accessory protein UreF gives rise to the protein MNKLNFLLLQISDSSFPIGAFSHSFGLESYVNFAYIKNIEDAKKVLKTQLYSNILYFELLALKIAYENANDVENLLIYQRKFLSSIVAKEQSQAYVFLAKRFVKNVSLYGLSNPLLNQYIKENQTPIYPFVYALFCKDNELDFMYESFLFALMSNFINILVKIVPLSQNEGQILLFQLQQDFQNVLSKLQNLTLKDWCENHNILNDYLGIKHQNLAFKIYIS
- a CDS encoding urease accessory protein UreD, with the protein product MFAQKSVFKLTLDTINEKTIIKNSFFTPPFKLMRNFYDKKLTSIYVLNSSAGIFKEDHLSFEIICKKSTNTAILTQSYEKVYDTKDSFASKNIDFTLEENAIFFYIPKPLLLQENANFIQNTKINLASFSRLVYVDFVIFGRVAMDEKFAFKNYESLTQIYRNDTLILNDKIKINPSYMKENELNFFANHTHYLSIYLFGYDEFYEELKASFDDINQLFYEGLCIKILSNESEKLLLLQNKLFKFCQNKI
- the queF gene encoding preQ(1) synthase, with the protein product MRYGEKEIKEFSVENMEVWPNDAKNDYVIKITLPEFMCCCPRSGYPDFATIYLEYIPNKLVVELKAIKLYINTFMYRNVSHEASINEIYNTLKEKLEPKWIKVVGDFNPRGNVHTVIECRSDLVVPQ